One stretch of Streptomyces peucetius DNA includes these proteins:
- the ruvA gene encoding Holliday junction branch migration protein RuvA, whose protein sequence is MIAFVSGPVAALAPTTAVIEVGGIGMAVQCTPGTLATLRIGQGAKLATSLVVREDSLTLYGFADDDERQVFELLQTASGVGPRLAQAMLAVHSPDALRTAVAGGDEKALTAVPGIGKKGAQKLLLELKDRLGEPVGSAPPVGSPAGQSWRDQLHAALIGLGYATREADEAVATVAPQAAAMGDAPQVGPLLRAALQSLSRAR, encoded by the coding sequence ATGATCGCCTTCGTGAGCGGCCCTGTCGCCGCGCTCGCACCGACCACCGCCGTGATCGAGGTCGGCGGCATCGGCATGGCCGTCCAGTGCACGCCGGGCACGCTGGCCACGCTGCGTATCGGGCAGGGCGCGAAGCTCGCGACCTCGCTCGTCGTCCGTGAGGACTCGCTCACGCTGTACGGCTTCGCCGACGACGACGAGCGTCAGGTGTTCGAGCTGCTCCAGACCGCGAGCGGTGTCGGACCGCGGCTCGCGCAGGCCATGCTCGCCGTGCACAGCCCCGACGCGCTTCGGACCGCCGTCGCCGGCGGGGACGAGAAGGCCCTCACCGCGGTGCCCGGCATCGGCAAGAAGGGTGCGCAGAAGCTGCTGCTCGAGCTGAAGGACCGGCTCGGCGAGCCGGTGGGCTCCGCCCCGCCCGTCGGCTCCCCGGCCGGCCAGTCGTGGCGCGACCAGCTGCACGCGGCGCTGATCGGCCTCGGCTATGCGACGCGGGAGGCGGACGAGGCGGTCGCGACGGTGGCTCCGCAGGCGGCGGCGATGGGGGACGCGCCGCAGGTGGGCCCGCTGCTGCGGGCGGCGCTCCAGTCCCTGAGCCGCGCGCGATGA
- the ruvC gene encoding crossover junction endodeoxyribonuclease RuvC: MRVLGVDPGLTRCGVGVVDGVAGRPLTMIGVGVVRTPADAELGSRLVAIEQGIEQWLDEHQPEFVAVERVFSQHNVRTVMGTAQASAVATLCAARRGIPVALHTPSEVKAAVTGSGRADKAQISAMVTRLLRLDAPPKPADAADALALAICHIWRAPAQNRLQQAVAAHRTAYASKGRTA; encoded by the coding sequence GTGCGCGTGCTGGGGGTGGACCCGGGGCTGACCCGGTGCGGTGTCGGCGTCGTCGACGGCGTCGCCGGCCGTCCGCTGACGATGATCGGCGTCGGGGTCGTCCGGACCCCCGCCGACGCCGAGCTGGGCAGCCGGCTGGTCGCGATCGAGCAGGGAATCGAGCAGTGGCTCGACGAACACCAGCCCGAATTCGTCGCCGTGGAGCGGGTCTTCAGCCAGCACAATGTGCGTACGGTGATGGGCACCGCCCAGGCCAGCGCCGTCGCCACGCTCTGTGCGGCCCGGCGCGGCATCCCCGTGGCCCTGCACACCCCCAGCGAGGTGAAGGCCGCCGTCACCGGCAGCGGGCGCGCCGACAAGGCGCAGATCAGCGCGATGGTGACGCGGCTGCTGCGGCTCGACGCCCCGCCGAAGCCGGCCGACGCCGCGGACGCCCTCGCCCTCGCCATCTGCCACATCTGGCGCGCACCGGCCCAGAACCGCCTCCAGCAAGCCGTCGCCGCGCACCGCACGGCGTACGCATCGAAAGGCCGTACCGCATGA
- a CDS encoding YebC/PmpR family DNA-binding transcriptional regulator: MSGHSKWATTKHKKAVIDAKRGKLFAKLIKNIEVAARTGGADLDGNPTLFDAVQKAKKSSVPNKNIDSAIKRGGGLEAGGVDYETIMYEGYGPNGVAVLIECLTDNRNRAASDVRVAMTRNGGSMADPGSVSYLFNRKGVVIVPKGELSEDDVLGAVLDAGAEEVNDLGESFEVLSEATDLVAVRTALQDNGIDYDSAEANFVPTMQVELDEEGARKIFKLIDALEDSDDVQNVFANFDVSDEVMEKVDA, translated from the coding sequence ATGTCCGGCCACTCTAAATGGGCTACGACGAAGCACAAGAAGGCCGTGATCGACGCCAAGCGCGGCAAACTCTTCGCGAAGCTGATCAAGAACATCGAGGTGGCCGCCCGTACCGGCGGCGCCGACCTGGACGGCAACCCGACTCTCTTCGACGCCGTGCAGAAGGCCAAGAAGAGCTCGGTCCCGAACAAGAACATCGACTCGGCGATCAAGCGCGGCGGCGGCCTCGAGGCCGGCGGCGTCGACTACGAGACGATCATGTACGAGGGTTACGGTCCGAACGGTGTCGCGGTACTCATCGAGTGCCTGACCGACAACCGCAACCGCGCCGCCTCCGACGTGCGTGTCGCCATGACCCGCAACGGCGGCTCCATGGCCGACCCGGGCTCGGTGTCGTACCTCTTCAACCGCAAGGGCGTCGTGATCGTCCCCAAGGGCGAGCTGTCCGAGGACGACGTCCTGGGCGCGGTGCTCGACGCGGGCGCCGAGGAGGTCAACGACCTCGGCGAGTCGTTCGAGGTGCTCAGCGAGGCCACCGACCTGGTCGCGGTCCGCACCGCCCTGCAGGACAACGGCATCGACTACGACTCGGCCGAGGCCAACTTCGTCCCGACCATGCAGGTCGAACTGGACGAAGAGGGCGCGCGCAAGATCTTCAAGCTCATCGACGCCCTCGAGGACAGCGACGACGTGCAGAACGTCTTCGCCAACTTCGACGTGTCCGACGAGGTCATGGAGAAGGTCGACGCCTGA
- the pdxT gene encoding pyridoxal 5'-phosphate synthase glutaminase subunit PdxT, giving the protein MTTPDVPVIGVLALQGDVREHLIALAAADAVARPVRRPEELADVDALVIPGGESTTISKLAVLFGLMEPLRERLGAGMPVYGTCAGLIMLADKILDPRSGQETFGGIDMIVRRNAFGRQNESFEAAVDVKGVDGDPVEGVFIRAPWVESVGAEVEVLAEHDGHIVAVRQGNALATSFHPELTGDHRVHGLFVDMVRAGG; this is encoded by the coding sequence ATGACCACTCCCGACGTCCCTGTCATCGGGGTTCTGGCGCTGCAGGGCGACGTACGGGAGCACCTGATCGCCCTGGCCGCGGCCGATGCCGTGGCCAGGCCGGTCCGGCGCCCCGAGGAGCTGGCCGACGTCGACGCCCTGGTGATCCCGGGCGGCGAGTCCACCACCATCTCCAAACTGGCCGTCCTGTTCGGACTGATGGAGCCGCTGCGCGAGCGGCTGGGCGCGGGCATGCCCGTCTACGGCACCTGCGCCGGCCTGATCATGCTCGCCGACAAGATCCTCGACCCCAGGTCGGGGCAGGAGACGTTCGGCGGCATCGACATGATCGTCCGCCGGAACGCCTTCGGCCGGCAGAACGAGTCGTTCGAGGCGGCCGTCGACGTCAAGGGGGTCGACGGCGACCCGGTCGAGGGCGTCTTCATCCGCGCACCGTGGGTGGAGTCCGTCGGCGCGGAGGTCGAGGTGCTCGCCGAGCACGACGGCCACATCGTCGCCGTCCGGCAGGGCAACGCCCTGGCCACCTCCTTCCACCCCGAACTGACGGGCGACCACCGCGTGCACGGCCTGTTCGTGGACATGGTGCGCGCGGGCGGGTGA
- the pdxS gene encoding pyridoxal 5'-phosphate synthase lyase subunit PdxS: MSVTPTPQTPETGTARVKRGMAEQLKGGVIMDVVNAEQAKIAEDAGAVAVMALERVPADIRKDGGVARMSDPNMIEEIIDAVSIPVMAKSRIGHFVEAQVLQSLGVDYIDESEVLTPADEVNHSDKWAFTTPFVCGATNLGEALRRIAEGAAMIRSKGEAGTGNVVEAVRHLRQIKNEIAKLRGFDNNELFAAAKELRAPYELVKEVSELGKLPVVLFSAGGVATPADAALMRQLGAEGVFVGSGIFKSGDPAKRAAAIVKATTFYDDPKIIADASRNLGEAMVGINCDTLPEAERYANRGW; this comes from the coding sequence GTGTCCGTCACCCCCACCCCGCAGACCCCCGAGACCGGCACCGCGCGCGTGAAGCGCGGTATGGCCGAGCAGCTCAAGGGCGGCGTGATCATGGACGTGGTCAACGCCGAGCAGGCGAAGATCGCAGAAGACGCGGGCGCTGTGGCCGTCATGGCGCTGGAGCGCGTGCCCGCCGACATCCGCAAGGACGGCGGCGTCGCCCGGATGTCCGACCCGAACATGATCGAGGAGATCATCGACGCGGTCTCCATCCCGGTGATGGCCAAGTCGCGCATCGGCCACTTCGTCGAGGCCCAGGTGCTGCAGTCCCTCGGCGTCGACTACATCGACGAGTCCGAGGTCCTCACCCCGGCCGACGAGGTCAACCACTCCGACAAGTGGGCTTTCACCACTCCGTTCGTGTGCGGCGCCACCAACCTGGGCGAGGCGCTGCGCCGTATCGCCGAGGGCGCGGCGATGATCCGCTCCAAGGGCGAGGCCGGCACGGGCAACGTCGTGGAGGCCGTCCGCCACCTGCGCCAGATCAAGAACGAGATCGCCAAGCTGCGCGGCTTCGACAACAACGAGCTGTTCGCCGCCGCGAAGGAGCTCCGCGCCCCGTACGAGCTTGTCAAGGAGGTCTCCGAGCTCGGCAAGCTGCCGGTCGTGCTGTTCTCCGCCGGTGGTGTGGCCACTCCCGCGGACGCCGCGCTGATGCGCCAGCTCGGTGCCGAGGGCGTCTTCGTGGGCTCCGGCATCTTCAAGTCGGGCGACCCGGCCAAGCGCGCCGCGGCCATCGTGAAGGCCACGACCTTCTACGACGACCCGAAGATCATCGCGGACGCGTCCCGCAACCTGGGCGAGGCCATGGTCGGCATCAACTGCGACACCCTGCCCGAGGCCGAGCGCTACGCCAACCGGGGCTGGTAA